GGCGGAGTACCACTGCCCCGGGAGATCCGCTTGATCCGGGAGGCGGTGATGATCTTGGGGTCCTCCAATTCCGCCTCCGTCATGGAGGACATGATCACCCGGTACTTCTCGAGCCGGTCCTTGGTGACCTGGTACTCCTGGTCGGAGAGGTCGAGCCCCATCCCGCCGAGGGGGAGCATCTGCATGATCTGCTTCAGGGGGCCCATCTTGTTGATCGCCTCCATCTGCTTGCACATGTCCTTCAGGGTGAACTTGCCCCGCATCAGGGCCTCGACGTCCACCTCCTCCTCGACCTTCGTCTCCTGGGCCCGCTCGATGAGGGTCTTGATGTCCCCCATCCCCAGGAGGCGGGATATGAACCGGTCGGCCTCGAACCTTTCGAGGTCATTGGGGGTCTCGCCGACCCCGATGAAGGCGACCGAGGAGTTGGTCTCGGCGACGGCGGACATGGCGCCGCCCCCCTTGGCGGTCCCGTCGAGCTTGGTGATGATGACCCCTGTAATTCCAACGGCCTTGTTGAAGGCCTTCGCCTGCTCGCTCGCCTGCTGGCCGAGGGCTGCGTCCATGACCAGGAGCTTGTGGTCGGCGGCGACGACGGCGTCGATATCCATCATCTCCTGGATGAGATCCTTCTCCAGGGCGTGTCTTCCGGCGGTGTCGACGATCACGATGTCGTACTTCCTCGACGCCTCCAGGCCGCGCCTGGCGACGGCGGGGGCGTCGGGGTTCCCCTTCTCGCCGTAGAAGAAGACCCCCTGCTTCTCGCATAACGCCTTCAGCTGGTCGAAGGCGCCGGCCCTGAAGGTGTCAGCGCAGACGACCGCCGAGCGGAGCCCCTTCCTCTGGAAGAAGGTGGCGAGCTTCGCCGCGGTGGTGGTTTTACCACTGCCCTGAAGGCCGACGAGCATGATCGTCTGCTTCTCCAGGGTGACCGGAGAGCTTTTGCCGACGAGGTTGATCAGCTCCTGGTAGACGATGTTGATGACGTGCTCCCTCGGGTTCATCCCCGGGGCGGGCTTCTCGGAGAGGGCCCGGTCCCGGATCCGGTTGGAGAGGTTCATCACCAGCTTGACGTTGACGTCCGCCTGGAGGAGGGCCCGCTGGATCTCCCTCACCGCCTCGTCGACGACCTGCTTATCTATCCTGCTGGCGGAGGCGATCTTCTTCAGCGCCCCCCTCAGCGACCCGCCAAGGCTGTCCAGAACCATTTAGATCAAGCCATCCGGAGATTTGTCCAGAAATAACGTCCCGACCGGGATTCGAACCCGGGTCTGAGGCTCTCTGCGCTGCCCTCGGCTCCGCAGGCCTCTAGGATGTCCACTACCCTATCGGGACCCGATGCCGGGTAGGACGGTTATGGTAATTAAGCCTGTTGATTTGAGGACCCCCGCCCGCGGCAGGCCTGGAAGGTCCTCACCGCCCTCAGAAACTCGATCCTCCCGAACTCGGGCCAGTAGGGGGAGCAGAAGTGGACGGGGGACCGGGAGCCGTTCGCCTGCCAGGGGAGGAAGTTGGAGGTCCTCATCTCTCCGCCGGTCCTGATTATCAGGTCCACCCGGGGCAGGGGAGCCTCCCCCGGGGGGTAGAGGTGGGACGCCACGACGTTCTCGTCGACGTCCCGGGGGTCGAGCCCCCCCTCCCTCACCGCCCCGGCGAGGGAGCGGGCGGCGTCGGCGATCTCGCTCTTTCCGCCGTAGGCGAGGGCGAGGTTGAAGTACATACCGTCGTAGCCCCGGGTCGCCTCCTCCACCTTCCGGATCGCCTCCTGGAGGCGGCCGGGGAGGAGGGCGGTCCTCCCGATGGCCCTCACCCGGATCCGGTTCTTGTGGACCTTCTCCGATCCGGCCAGCTCCAGAAGCTTCCGCTCCACCAGGCGGAAGAGGTAATCCTTCTCCGCCTCGTCCCGGTCGAAGTTCTCGGTGGAGAAGGTGTATACGGAGAGGTGCTTTATCCCCAGCTCCAGACACCAGTCCGCCACCATCTCCGTCGTCTCGGCGCCCCTGCTATGTCCTTCGAAGTTGGGGACGCCCCGCATCCTGGCGTAGCGGCGGTTACCGTCCTGGATTATGGCCACGTGCCCGGGGACTTCGCCCCTCAGAGCCCGCCTCAAGAGGACGTCCCTGTAGAGGGGCCGGAGGAGGCGGGAGGCGAGGGGCCATCGGCAGAGATCCATCTCCATCACCTCATCGAGTTACTATTTAAAAGGTCCTCCTGAAGATAAAGGAACCTCTCCAGAACCCTTTCGCCCCGCCCTCCGGGGGATTTCGAGGAAAAATACTAATAGGCATGGAGTCGTGGGGGAGATTGAGGGCCCGTGGTCTAGGTGGTTATGACATCGCCTTCACACGGCGGGGATCACGCGTTCGAATCGCGTCGGGCCCATCAACTCTTCTGGTCACAAGCTTTAACTATCATATCCTGCCATTAGCACTGCTGAATGAACTTCAGGTTATCCGCCCCCAGATGTCGGATTTGAAGCTTGATTCGTTCCCCAGAGGTGGTATACTGGCAAATTATGCGAGCACAAAACGGAAACGGGATGCCCAAGGTCCGGAGATAGTGACCCGGGTCCGCCTCCCGCGAGCCCACGATCGAGAGGTCTTCGGCTACGTCGAGACCCTCCTAGGCTCCAACAGGCTGAGGGTGAGGTGCCTCGACGGCAAGGAGAGGATGGCGAGGATTCCCGGCAAGATGAAGAAGAGGATATGGATCCGGGAAGGCGACGTGGTCATCGTCGTCCCCTGGGACTTTCAGGACGAGAAGGCCGACGTAGTATGGAGATATACCGGACCTCAGGTTGATTACCTGGAGCGGAAGGGCTTCCTCAAAAGGTAGGCATGACCGAGGAGTCCAAGAAAATCCGCCAGTTCGAGGCGAAGATCGACCTGTTGCGGGAGCGGATCAAAGATTCTGACGACTTTAAGGTCCAGGACGAGGTCTTCGACCGCCGCGCCCTGATGGACCTCTACGCCCTCGCTAGCAGGGGGGTGATCGGCTCCCTCGGGGGGGCGGTCAGCACCGGGAAGGAGGCGAACATCTTCCGCGCCAAGGGCGAAGACGGGTCCGACCTCGCCATAAAAATTTACAGGATCAATACCAGCAACTTCAAGGCGATGCAGAACTACCTCCTGGGAGACCCCCGGTTCGGGTCGATCAAGGGGACGAAGAGGGCGGTCGTCGTCGCCTGGACGAAGAAGGAGTTTCGAAACCTGAAGCGGGCTGAGGAGGTGGGGGTGAGGGTGCCCCATCCCATCGCCATGAGGGAGAACATCCTCGTCATGGAGATGGTGGGCGACGGCGACGCCCCGGCTCCCCAGATCAAGGACGTGGCCCTGGAGCCGGAGGAGGCGAAGCTCGCCCTCGATGAGATATCCGAGTACGTCTCAGTCCTCTACAACAGGGCGAACCTCGTCCACGCCGACCTGAGCGAGTTCAACATCCTCTACCGCCGGGGAGAGCCGGTGATCATCGACATGGGCCAGTCGGTGACCCTGGATCATCCCATGGCCAGGAGCTTTCTGGATAGGGACATATCAAACCTGGCTCGCTTCTTCAAAAAGAGGTACGGGATCGGCTCGGAGGAGGAGATCCGGGAGCGGATACGGGCCGGCCGGGGCGGTTGACTCTTATATCATAAGGACGATGACGGAACGCCTTCGCGGAGGCTGATATTCTTGCACATCAAGATTCCAGCAGATAGAATAGGGGCTCTGGTGGGCCCTTCAGGATCGGTGAAGAGCATGTTCGAGGAGAAGACCGGGGCCACCATCGATATCGATAGCGAGAACGGCGCCGTGGAGATCACCCCCGGGGAGGACCCGATCATGGCGATGCGCCTCGCCGAGGTCGTCCGCGCCATCGGCCGGGGCTTCTCTCCCGAGAGGGCCCTTCCCATCCTGGAGGACGAGCTGTTGATGCTCGACGTCATCGACCTCTCCCGGGCCTTCAACACCAAAAGCGACATGGCCCGGGTAAAGGGGAGGATCATCGGCAAGGACGGGAGGACCCGGGAGATCGCCGAGAAGCTGACCGGCGCCGGGATCTCGGTCTACGGCAAGACGATCGGGATCATAGGAAACCCCGACCAGATCCGGGTGGCCCGGACCGCCATCGAGATGCTGATCGACGGCGCCCCCCACGGCGCTGTCTATGGATACCTGGAGAAGAAGAGCCAGGAGCTCGCCAGGTCCGGGATCGACGACCTCTGATCAGTCCGGGGTGACCCTATCCCGGCCGGTGTAGACGTTCATCCTACCCTGGCGGGCGAAGCCCACCAGGGTCATCCCCCAATCTTCCGCCATCTCGACGGCGAGGGTGGTGACCGCCCCCTTGGAGGCGACGATCGGGACGCCGAAGCGGGAGGCCTTCTCGACGGTCTTTCCCGTGATCCTCCCGGAGGTGACGGCGTAGCACCGCCCCAGATCGACGCCTGCGAGGATGGCCCATCCGAAGATCTTTTCGAGGGTGTTGAGCCTTCCGAAGTCCTCGGCGGTCGCCAGGATCTCCTCTCCGGAGCAGAGGGAGGAGGTGTGGGTCCCGCCCGTCTTCTCATAGAGTTGCGACGCCAGGGTGGACTCGAGGTTAGCGAGGATCCATCCGGCCCTGACGGCCCCCACCGGCCCGGCCGCCGCTCCCGGCCCCCCGGGGAGGAACCTTCGCGAAGGACGGGCGGCCGCAGCCCCCGTCGACGCCTCCGCCCTACCCCCCTCCACCGAGAGGCGCAAGATCTCAGAGCCGTCCTCTATCAGGCCCCGGTATCGGAGGTGGCCCGCCACAAACTCCTTCTCCTGGGAAGGGGTGATGGTGGCCCGGCCGATGAGGACGCCGTTCGCGAAGATCTCGAGCTCGACCTCTTTGGGCATCCGTTCCTCGACCTCGAAGGCCTCGCCTCCATCGAACCTCAGGGCCCTGAAGGGCTGGTACTTCACGGCCGAGAATCTGCCATGAGGTTATATATCTCTTGCCGGGATGAAAGGGACCACACGAAAACCGGATCTCGGAGGACGAACCCTTGGACCTGAACCTGGAGCTGAACCTTTACGACTGGCTTTTTTTGGGGATCCTCGCCCTCAACCTCCACTGGATCCTCGCCCTCAGGCTGAGCAAGCGAGAGAAGGTCTCAGGGCTGAAGATCGGCAACTGGGGCCCTGTAATCATGATCAGGACGACGAGGTGGCTCTCCCTCATCGACCGGCTGAGCAGGCCAGAGAGGCTCTGGAAGCTCTCCATAACCGCCGGGATACCCCTCGTCGTCCTGGGGATGCTCTTCTTCCTGGTCCTCTTCCTCCGGACGACCCTGACGGTGATGATGACCCCGCCGGAGCCCTCCGTCTACACCGCCCCGAGGAACGTCCTTCTGATACCGGGGATAAACCAGTTCATCCCCTGGTTTGCCTGGATCGCCCTCTTCGTCACGATGGCGGTCCACGAGTTCGCCCACGGTATCCTCTGCAGGGCGGAGGGGATCCGGGTGAAGTCGATGGGGATCGCCCTCCTCGGAGCTCCCGTCGCCGCCTTCGTCGAGCCCGACGAGGAGGAGCTCTTCGGCTCCGACGGTCGGAGGGCGAAGGCCTCCCGGGCGGCCCGGGTCAGGATCCTCTCCGCCGGGGTCGTGGCGAACTTCGTCGTGGCAGCCGTGGCTCTGGCCCTCTTCTTCGGGCCGGTGATCGGGGCGATCGCCCCCCTGGAGAGGGTGGTGGTGGTGGACGTCGTCCCCGGCTCCGACGCCGACCTCGCCGGCTTTGAGAGGCAGATGATCCTCCAGGAGGTGGAAGGGGTCCGGATCGACGACATCGGGGGGCTCGTGGCGATGGGGACCGATAAAAAGAGGATGAGCCTCCTCCGGGGGGAGGATCTGGTGGAGATGGACCTGGAGGGGCCCTTCCGGGGGGGTGTCGTCGTCTCTTACGTCTTCGAAGGCTCGGCGGCCGACGAGGCGGGGATCGCTCCGGGTTTCGCCATCTCGGAGATCGATGGCGTCTCGACCCCGGACTGGGAGGCCTTCAGGGCCGTCATGAACTCCACCCGGGAGGGGCAGACCGTCACCCTGGGGACGAACCGGGGGGAGCATTCCGTCAACCTCACGGCGAACCCCGACGGCTCGGGGACGGGGTTCATCGGGATCATCTTCTCCCCGACGAGGGCGGTCTACATCGACGGCGCCACCCTCCAGGAGTTCCCGGCGGGACCCTTCCTCGCGGAGCTGAAGAATATGCCCCGATCCGGCATCGGTGGGATGATCTCCCTCCTCGGCCTCCCCTTCTCGGGGATCCGGGGCTTCACGGAGATGGGCTTTCCCGGCTTTGTCGGATGGATCACCCACCTCTTTGAGCCGACCGGCTGGGCGGAGCCCCTCGGCGGGAAGATCTTCTGGATCGCGAACCTCCTCTTCTGGGTGGGGCTGATCAACCTCTACGCCGGCCTCTTCAACTGCCTCCCGGCGGTCCCCCTGGACGGGGGGCACATCTTTCGGGATTTGCTGCACATGGGGTTTGCGGCGGTCTTCAAGAGCGAGGCCAGGGCGGAGAGGATGACCAGAGCGGTGGTGGCGTTTATGGCCTGGCTGATCTTCTCGTCCCTCCTCTTCATCATCCTCGCCCCCTACATCGCCCACGGATTTGGGGGATGAAACGCCCCACCCCCCTCCTTGGGGTGGTGGAACGCTATCGTCCCCCTAGCTCAACCTCCAGGAGACGGGCGACGGCATAGGCGGGGAAGACCTCCGAGACCGCCGAGCCGTACCTCTCCGAGAGGCGGATCACCTCGAGGCCGAGGGACCGGGCCGCCTCCCTGATCAGCCCCTCGCCGATCCCGGCGGCGGCGACGAGATTGAGGCTGTGCTCCTCCGCCAACCGGCGGATCCCCCCCTTCAGAAGCTCGAGCTGACGGGCCCTAGCCTGGCGGGCTATCGCCTCGACCCCTTCGGGGCCGATCTCCCCGGGATCGGCGCAGACGGTCCGGGCGAGCCTCCGTTCGGCTGATTCTCGATCCTTTCCGCCGCCGTCGGGGGTCTCGACGGCGTACTCCCCCTCGGCGATATCGCCCAGGAGGAGGTGGGCGTCGGCGGCTATCGCAAAGAGCTCGGCAGAGAGGGGGACCCTCTCTCCGTCGACCTCCACCGCCCCGAGGAGGGCGGCGAGGTTCGTCCTGAGGAGCCCCATATAGATCAGCTCCCCCCGGGCGAGCCTCAAAAAGTCGGTCTTCGCCGCCCTCGGTCCCCCCTTTATGGGTATCAGGTCGGTGGTGGTCGATCCCATGTCGACGAAGAGGCAGTCTCCGACCTCCTCG
The sequence above is drawn from the Methanothrix harundinacea 6Ac genome and encodes:
- a CDS encoding signal recognition particle protein Srp54 produces the protein MVLDSLGGSLRGALKKIASASRIDKQVVDEAVREIQRALLQADVNVKLVMNLSNRIRDRALSEKPAPGMNPREHVINIVYQELINLVGKSSPVTLEKQTIMLVGLQGSGKTTTAAKLATFFQRKGLRSAVVCADTFRAGAFDQLKALCEKQGVFFYGEKGNPDAPAVARRGLEASRKYDIVIVDTAGRHALEKDLIQEMMDIDAVVAADHKLLVMDAALGQQASEQAKAFNKAVGITGVIITKLDGTAKGGGAMSAVAETNSSVAFIGVGETPNDLERFEADRFISRLLGMGDIKTLIERAQETKVEEEVDVEALMRGKFTLKDMCKQMEAINKMGPLKQIMQMLPLGGMGLDLSDQEYQVTKDRLEKYRVIMSSMTEAELEDPKIITASRIKRISRGSGTPPELVRELLKSHKAMQKALKGMRGMNKMGMKRMMKKFGPMMGGGM
- the uppS gene encoding polyprenyl diphosphate synthase, which gives rise to MDLCRWPLASRLLRPLYRDVLLRRALRGEVPGHVAIIQDGNRRYARMRGVPNFEGHSRGAETTEMVADWCLELGIKHLSVYTFSTENFDRDEAEKDYLFRLVERKLLELAGSEKVHKNRIRVRAIGRTALLPGRLQEAIRKVEEATRGYDGMYFNLALAYGGKSEIADAARSLAGAVREGGLDPRDVDENVVASHLYPPGEAPLPRVDLIIRTGGEMRTSNFLPWQANGSRSPVHFCSPYWPEFGRIEFLRAVRTFQACRGRGSSNQQA
- the eif1A gene encoding translation initiation factor eIF-1A, with the protein product MANYASTKRKRDAQGPEIVTRVRLPRAHDREVFGYVETLLGSNRLRVRCLDGKERMARIPGKMKKRIWIREGDVVIVVPWDFQDEKADVVWRYTGPQVDYLERKGFLKR
- a CDS encoding formate dehydrogenase accessory sulfurtransferase FdhD, which produces MKYQPFRALRFDGGEAFEVEERMPKEVELEIFANGVLIGRATITPSQEKEFVAGHLRYRGLIEDGSEILRLSVEGGRAEASTGAAAARPSRRFLPGGPGAAAGPVGAVRAGWILANLESTLASQLYEKTGGTHTSSLCSGEEILATAEDFGRLNTLEKIFGWAILAGVDLGRCYAVTSGRITGKTVEKASRFGVPIVASKGAVTTLAVEMAEDWGMTLVGFARQGRMNVYTGRDRVTPD
- a CDS encoding serine protein kinase RIO, with the protein product MTEESKKIRQFEAKIDLLRERIKDSDDFKVQDEVFDRRALMDLYALASRGVIGSLGGAVSTGKEANIFRAKGEDGSDLAIKIYRINTSNFKAMQNYLLGDPRFGSIKGTKRAVVVAWTKKEFRNLKRAEEVGVRVPHPIAMRENILVMEMVGDGDAPAPQIKDVALEPEEAKLALDEISEYVSVLYNRANLVHADLSEFNILYRRGEPVIIDMGQSVTLDHPMARSFLDRDISNLARFFKKRYGIGSEEEIRERIRAGRGG
- a CDS encoding KH domain-containing protein, translating into MHIKIPADRIGALVGPSGSVKSMFEEKTGATIDIDSENGAVEITPGEDPIMAMRLAEVVRAIGRGFSPERALPILEDELLMLDVIDLSRAFNTKSDMARVKGRIIGKDGRTREIAEKLTGAGISVYGKTIGIIGNPDQIRVARTAIEMLIDGAPHGAVYGYLEKKSQELARSGIDDL
- a CDS encoding site-2 protease family protein, yielding MDLNLELNLYDWLFLGILALNLHWILALRLSKREKVSGLKIGNWGPVIMIRTTRWLSLIDRLSRPERLWKLSITAGIPLVVLGMLFFLVLFLRTTLTVMMTPPEPSVYTAPRNVLLIPGINQFIPWFAWIALFVTMAVHEFAHGILCRAEGIRVKSMGIALLGAPVAAFVEPDEEELFGSDGRRAKASRAARVRILSAGVVANFVVAAVALALFFGPVIGAIAPLERVVVVDVVPGSDADLAGFERQMILQEVEGVRIDDIGGLVAMGTDKKRMSLLRGEDLVEMDLEGPFRGGVVVSYVFEGSAADEAGIAPGFAISEIDGVSTPDWEAFRAVMNSTREGQTVTLGTNRGEHSVNLTANPDGSGTGFIGIIFSPTRAVYIDGATLQEFPAGPFLAELKNMPRSGIGGMISLLGLPFSGIRGFTEMGFPGFVGWITHLFEPTGWAEPLGGKIFWIANLLFWVGLINLYAGLFNCLPAVPLDGGHIFRDLLHMGFAAVFKSEARAERMTRAVVAFMAWLIFSSLLFIILAPYIAHGFGG
- a CDS encoding hydantoinase/oxoprolinase family protein, producing the protein MILGLDVGGANTKAASSDGSFTIIEYLPLWKGAPLEPLLRRLSAEARPEAVGVVMTGELADSFPEKRSGILFIKGAVERSFSCPVRFWGVSGFNWRDLADLAAANWSASAALVAEEVGDCLFVDMGSTTTDLIPIKGGPRAAKTDFLRLARGELIYMGLLRTNLAALLGAVEVDGERVPLSAELFAIAADAHLLLGDIAEGEYAVETPDGGGKDRESAERRLARTVCADPGEIGPEGVEAIARQARARQLELLKGGIRRLAEEHSLNLVAAAGIGEGLIREAARSLGLEVIRLSERYGSAVSEVFPAYAVARLLEVELGGR